One Sphingomonas sp. FARSPH DNA segment encodes these proteins:
- a CDS encoding MFS transporter, giving the protein MTLRSHAAEHPGLVHLALAVGGFAIGTTEFAAMSLEPDLARGLGVDAPTVGHVISAYALGVVVGAPTIAVLAAKLPRRLLLVALMMLFAIGNGLSALAPSYGWMLAFRFLAGLPHGAYFGISALVAASLVPAERRTQAVGRVMLGLTVATIVGVPLATWLGQIASWRWVFALVAGLALVTAALVATLAPVEAPDADASPLRELGALSRPQVWLTLATGAIGFGGLFAVYTYLAATLDAVTGVPKSVVPFVLAAFGIGMTLGNLIVPRFADRALMPTAGVLLLWSAACLALYPLAAHSLPLVTLDVFAIGFGGALATVLQTRLMDVAGDAQALAAALNHSAFNIANAIGPWLGGLAIAAGLGWTATGWVGCGLALGGVVVWALALVQARGGLRLPPRAQAVREGG; this is encoded by the coding sequence ATGACCTTACGTTCCCACGCCGCGGAGCATCCCGGCCTCGTCCATCTCGCGCTCGCGGTCGGCGGTTTCGCGATCGGCACGACCGAATTCGCCGCGATGAGCCTCGAACCCGATCTCGCGCGCGGGCTCGGCGTCGATGCGCCCACCGTCGGTCATGTCATCAGCGCCTATGCGCTCGGCGTCGTCGTCGGCGCGCCGACGATCGCGGTGCTGGCGGCGAAACTGCCGCGGCGGCTTTTGCTCGTCGCGCTGATGATGCTGTTCGCGATCGGCAACGGCCTGTCCGCGCTCGCGCCCTCCTACGGCTGGATGCTCGCCTTCCGCTTTCTCGCGGGCCTGCCACATGGCGCCTATTTCGGGATCAGCGCGCTCGTCGCCGCATCGCTGGTGCCCGCGGAGCGGCGCACGCAGGCGGTCGGCCGCGTGATGCTCGGCCTCACCGTCGCGACGATCGTCGGCGTGCCGCTCGCGACCTGGCTCGGCCAGATCGCGAGCTGGCGCTGGGTGTTCGCGCTCGTCGCCGGGCTCGCGCTCGTCACCGCCGCGCTCGTCGCGACGCTCGCGCCGGTTGAGGCGCCCGACGCCGATGCCAGCCCCTTGCGCGAGCTGGGCGCGCTCAGCCGGCCGCAGGTGTGGCTGACGCTCGCCACGGGCGCGATCGGCTTCGGCGGCCTGTTCGCGGTCTACACCTATCTGGCGGCGACGCTCGATGCGGTGACGGGCGTGCCCAAGAGCGTCGTGCCGTTCGTGCTCGCCGCTTTCGGTATCGGCATGACGCTCGGCAACCTGATCGTGCCGCGCTTCGCCGATCGTGCGCTGATGCCGACCGCCGGTGTGCTGCTGCTCTGGTCCGCCGCTTGCCTCGCGCTCTATCCCCTCGCCGCGCACAGCCTGCCGCTGGTGACGCTCGACGTCTTTGCGATCGGCTTCGGCGGCGCGCTTGCCACCGTGCTGCAGACGCGGCTGATGGACGTCGCCGGCGATGCGCAGGCGCTCGCCGCCGCGCTCAACCATTCGGCGTTCAACATCGCCAATGCGATCGGGCCGTGGCTCGGCGGCCTCGCGATCGCCGCCGGGCTCGGCTGGACCGCGACGGGCTGGGTCGGGTGTGGGCTCGCGCTCGGTGGCGTCGTCGTCTGGGCGCTGGCGTTGGTTCAGGCCCGTGGCGGGTTGCGCTTGCCTCCACGCGCGCAGGCGGTACGCGAAGGGGGATGA